From the genome of Hemiscyllium ocellatum isolate sHemOce1 chromosome 6, sHemOce1.pat.X.cur, whole genome shotgun sequence:
cattcgggttcgggacgcagttcgccGCCCGGATCCGATTTTTGTAcaccgccgcagagtgtctggttaaagttaacaggttcctgacggcgccccttcgcttcgggagatgAGTGTGTCAAGGCTGCCctctgtccggccagctgtatttcctgtgcgtggagcctttcctgcgcctcttgcagAGGAGGTTGTCGTGTCCGGTTCTGCGTAGCGCAGGCATGAgatggtcctctcggcctacgccgacaacgtgctcctcactttcaccaacctGGCTGACCTGGGGAGAATGCGTGAGTGCCAGGCCATGTACTCAGCAGTGTCTTCCACCAGGATCAACTGAGCCAAATGTTCCGGACTACTGGTCAGTTTGTGGCGGGTGGACTCTCTGTCGGAGGAAttacgggggttcagctggagtaccacccatctcctctagcTGGGGGTCTACCTCCTCCCGACTGAGGAATCCTGGCCAGcgaactggcaggagctggaggccaaagtttCGGCttgcctaggccgctggacaggactgctccgagtgctggtcataaaccagctggtggctgccATGCTGTGGTACAGGCTGGTCACTTTgttccctcctcctggctttgtcgctgacatccagagaatgttggtcgacttcttctgggacaaaaagatgcactgggtcgctgcgcaggttctgagtctccctattgaggagggtggTCAGTCGCTAGTGTGTGTCCGCACCTAGGTCGCGACATTCCGCCTTCAGatcttgcagcgatacctttgtCAAGTCTCCTCCTAGATGGTGCACCCTGGCAATGTATTTTTTctgccaggtgcgtaacctcaactatgaCATGCAGCTCCTGTTTGTcaaccgtgacggtttggaggttgCCCTCAAgacgctgcctgtcttttaccagaacctgatcactgtctggaacatggtcgaatcgcgccgTGCCTACCCTttggcaggagtagcggctgtcgtcagggagccattGCTCAGGAATCTGCACCCTCGTACTCGCGGGTTCAAGTGGCTGTTGGAGGGGAGGGCCATGGTggtgagggtgaccagggtcggggacgtgctgggtgccaggggcctgggctggacgatGCTGCAGGACATAgcaagcagggcagcggtagacatcCAGTAcatggccaccgccatccgacgccttaaaacagTAGTGCtcagacccgacgtagtgcaccagttggaggacgctcaagtgtgcggtgggatcccgtccacgttcaccccagcccggatggaatttcacattggtcCCAAGGTCCTGTAATTCCCGTGGGAGCCTGTGcaccacaacctgagccacctctggaattttaattttgttccccTTCAGGGGGTAGAAAGACAggccctgtatagactgctgctgcacactgtccacctcttctccttcatccaccgtccggacatgccttggcatgcccatttgccaccggccGGTGGAGATCCTcggtggagggctctctatgcgggagtcctccccctttctctcggggatctggggtggagggtgctgcacgcagcagtcccctgcaactgcagattgcggtgattcacggactcccagcccaactgcttgttctgtggtgctgtggagtctgtggaccatgtatatTTTGGGTGCGGgaatttgcactccctttttgatttcctcaaaaacctcctcctctgcttttggttgcacttcagtcccacgctcctgatctttgggcacccggtacggaggagggagggcaggtctgaagacctcctcgtgggtctggccaaactggccataaacaggtccaggcagcgggccgtggagggggtcatgaaggccaactgcctgcccctcttccgcggttacgttaaaGCCTGgctgtccttggagagggagcatgcggtgtccaccaacaccctggagttgttcagggagaggtgggcgccgcagggagtggagtgcatcatttccccctccaactctattttgatttagtccctaccctccccttcactgttttgatcacacagcattggcctttgatgtgaagggcactgcttgtcacaggccactcgggtgttttcctatttttctggtggtggaaattgaataaagatttgtgcactttgtgtctctcactgtgtctcacacctgcacacacacacaccatgggtgctggggaaaaataagcacgaccgcagttaggcggtagtgtgggggttaataaaaaaagaaaagaaagaagaaaaaaaataaataaacaggagtgggcacgcagcattgccctttgacttaaaaaaaaggaaaaaaaagacaaatcggactgtcagaggttctgttcactgagagctgactctgagggagctggatcaatgtcaaggactctccccATGTAAATAAAAGGCAAGAAGAAATAATAAATAAACAGGGGTTTTCTCACAATTGCATGCACACAACATGAgtgttggggaaaaaaataagcactactgcagttagacggtagtgtgggggtaaacaaaaaaaaagaaaaaagtaaaaaaaagaagaaaataataaaataaacaggGGTTTCAGAGAATCTCCTGACTTCAAGGACTGACTTGGAGcaggctggccacagccagtgtactgtgcacatgtaaataaagggtgacctggtgataggatattggcctctgtgcagttatttcaggagAGATATGAGCCACGCAGGTGAGACGTTATTTTGGGATtacggtcagcatggattggtttgaccaaaaggtctgtttccatgccatgtgactctatgattttatgtcCCAGGTAATGTTCTTGGTACCTGGTTTTAAATATGACCAtatcagatggtggaatttgaattcagcaaaagtctggaattaagagtctattgatgaccatgaatccactgtcaattgtcagaaaaatccatctggttcactaaggaCCTTTTAGAGatggagtgaattttaaaaaaagtatcagAAGCAGTTCAGACAAGTTTCAGTAAACATTACCTGTAATGGACAGGATGTCTTGTAGGGAAATGTTAGACAGGTTAGATAAACACCTGTGGCTGTTTGAAGTGGTTTGAAATCTGCTGGTAATTGATTGAAAATtgcaacttgattgaaatatataagattctgaagggacatgACAGGATGCATGTGGAAAGAACCTTTTTTTGTGACCAATTATAGAATAAGAGGTAATTGTTTGAAAGTAATTcacatacaaagttaaaaataaaatttatggTTCATGGTAGAGATGAACAGAAATCTTTTCTTGCAGAGGTTGGTAAAATGTTGGGACTCTTCCTTGAAAAACTGATTCTTTGAATATAGTTAAGCCAGACATTCTTGATGAGCACTGGGATGAAAAGTTATTGGgaataggtgggaatgtggaattatCAGTTCAatattatcttattgaatggatggGGAGTCGGGAGGCTAATGGCAcagtcctgctcttattttctgcGTTCACATTATTGCCTGGAAGGCAATGTTCTATAACTGTTGTAATTTTCAATTAGTAATTTGTTGGATTCAATGCGTTATTGGAAATTTGCCCTGTGCTCAGATATAACATTAATATTGtgaatagaaacatacaaaataagaGCACGAGGAAGCTTCttaacccttcaaacctgctctgccattcatcatgatcatggctgatagtccaactcaatagcctaatcttgctttctcctcataacctttgatcctatTTGCTCCCAAGTGCtatattcaatattttggcatcaactatttccaatgataatgaattccacaggcccaccacattttgggtgaagaaatgtctcctgatTGCCGTCCGAAATGGTCCATCCCAAATCCTGAcattgtgacccctggttctggacacattCACCATCAGGAGCATTCTCCCTGCACATACCCGGtctagtcctgttaagattttatAATTCTCTATGAAATGCCCCTTCAtttgtctgaactccagcaaaattATCCTAACCTAGTTCCCtcttcatacgtcagtcctgccagcCCCCAGAATCAACCTGATAAATCTTTGCGGCTCTCACGCGAGAGcaggagcatccttcctcagaaaaggagaccaaaactgcaaacagtattctaggtgtggtttcaccaaagccctgtataactgTAACAACACATTCCTGCCCCTGGACTCGAaaactcttgcaatgaaggccaacatccatttgccttctttaccgcctgctgcacctgcatgctcacCTTCAGCAATTGgtgcacaaagacacccagatctcACTGCACACTCTCCTCTCCAAATGTATAGTCATTCATGTAGCAATCTGCCTTCTTGGTTTTGCATCCAAAGcgaataacctcatatttatccaaattatagtGCATCTTTCATTGAtttccccactcacccaacctgtccagatcatgctgaaggatctctgcatcctTACCACAATTCACCCTTCTACTCAActctgtatcatctgcaaactttgagatgttacattttgatccctcatccaagtcattaatatatattgtgaatagctggggtctcAGCACTGAACCCCGTGACACTAATTACAGAAATTACACCCATTAATTCCTATCATTTCCTCTGCCAACTAGTTTTCTATCTATCTCAAATCACTTCCCCCAAATCAATGCACTTTACTCTTGCAcaataatctcttatgtgggactttgtcaaatgcttcatGAAACTCTAAATATATCACATTGACTGCCCACCCCCAACTTTACTTGTTACATCTTCATAGAagatggcggcacagtggctcagtggttagtactgctgcctcacagcatcagggtctcaggttcaatttcagcctcaggccacagtctgtgtagagtttgcacattctccccgtgtctgcgtgggttttctccgggtgctccggtttcctcctacagtccaaaaatgtgcagatcaggtgaatcggcaacgctaaattgcccatgggttaggtgcgttagtcagagggaaatgcatctgggtgggttactcttcggtaggtcggcgtggacttgggccaaagggcctgtttccacactgtagggaatctaaatctaaatcagaattccaacagattggtcaagcatgatttccccttcataaatccatgctgactctgcctgatcCTGCCACTGCTTTCTAAATGCTCCATGATGAAGTCTGGTTCAATTTTAAGACAGTGGTTAATGAGGCAGGTTGCTTTGGTGGTTAGGAAACTGAGCTTTAATGCATTTTGAACataggaccaggagtaggccTTTTATATCCTTGAGCCTGTCTGGCTATTCAATGAGTTCTTTGCTGATGTAGACCTAACTCTATATACTTGTTTTTGGCCCAAATACCTTAATTCCTTAGATTAACAAAAATGCAtgaatctcagatttaaaattaacaactgatacAGCATCGATTACCATTTATGAAAATGAGTTCTAAACACCTATCTTCATTTGTATGTAGAAGTGATTCTTCACATCTGTCCTGACCTTAATTCGCAGACAATGCCCCCTAATTTTAGAagctccaaccagtggaaatagatCATCTTcatctatcctgtcttttcctgttaaaagATGaatacttcaatcagatcatctctTAACCATCTGAATTCGAGAAAACAGGCCCAATTTGTATAATAACTCCACGTTACTTAACTGCAGAAGTCCAGGTATCAGTCCTGTAAACCTATGTTGTACTCCAAGGCCAATGCCTCCTTCATAAAGTATTGTGCTCAAATCTGCTCACAGTGCTTCAAGTGGGATCCAAACatggttttgtataactgcagcgcAACTGTAGCATAACATCCTTGTACTCCAGTTTTCTGAATATAAAAGCCAGCATTCCATCAACTttcttgactattttctgcacctgtttatgatattttaaaaatctatgcaCCTGGAACCCCAAGTCTCTTTCTACATGCAGTGTGTTTAACTTGAAGATAAGGTTTGGTCTTTCCAGTATTTAAGTAAAAGAAAGTTCTGCTCAAGTTGAACATTGATTCTGTCCTGGAAATATTTCACTACTCTCTCAACTTTGCTGCtttaaaatcctagaattctctaCCTAACAGCACTATAGAAGTACATGCAACACACAGACTGATGGACTTCCAGATGATAAATTATCATCATCTTCTCGGGCATgatggggtgggcaataaattttgtttttaataccGATACCATATATTTCCTCCAGTGTGATAAGTaattgacagtgggggatttgaTGGAGTTGGTACTGAAGTGGATAGGATCCTGTTTTATGGTTAATAGATTAAGGTTAGGATCCTGATGTTGTGATTTCTAATGACATTGTCAAGGAACAGCATGCACATAATAAATAGGAAAGAGCCAAGAACAGATTTTTGCAGAACATCAGAAGTAATGATTAGGAGTCAGAAGAGAAGCTATCGCAGATGATTCTCTGAATGAGAATAAGTATATTGTTTTTACTATGTTGAAGCCCAAATCATCTACAGACAACCTGCAAACAAACATAGAAAatgttggaggaactcagcagagaTAATACCCTATCACTCTTTCACCGTAACTAACAACTCCTTTATTTTTTGCACTGGGTCTTCACACcatctgttctcctctctctctgccacttTTGTTAGAAGcataaaaaaacacatttttcaagccctttcagttctgaagaagaatgatACTGGACTTGAACGATatctgtatttctctctccacagatggtgcgagacttactgtgtttttccagcattttctgtttttgcattATTTATCCAAGAACAAAAATGGACACAAATGGATCCCTGGGATAAATCACCTAACATTTTGCTTAACAACTTTCTCCTGGTGGAAACTGACTTGCAGTTCCTCTTAGTCCAACTTTCTCAGTTTTCTTACAAGCctctgatgggaaattttaaatcaataattaTAAACATTGCAATGTATAATCACACATTCTCTTTATTGAATTGGTCATTTATCAAAAGAAAACTTTTAAATGTAACTTGCTTTCATAGTACTTTGTTAACTGTTCCCATTAATCAATCAATTTTCAAATGCTATTTAGTTTTATCTAAAATCAGGGATTGTAAGAGTTGACACATTAATTTAAATGATCCATAGTTATTTATAATTCTGTGCCTTCTTGAATAGTTATATCATCAAATATAGCTGGAATTACATCACAATGCCATTAATTGACAGTAAGTGCAGCAATATAATATCACATTCAAATAAAACAtaaaattgtggatgctggagaactgaaacaaaaacagaaattgctaatgAAACTCATCAGATCTGGTGGCATTtaagggagaaagcagagttcacatcTTTATTAGATGAAGAGTCTGGTTTTTTTGAATATAATATCATAATCTGCACCTTCTTAAAGTGTAATTTTCATTTGAAATGCAACACATTAATCCTGGAAATTTAGTGCATTTTGAAGATAAGGTGCTCCTTAAACTTACCTCTTTGGCTAAGTTTCTTAATTCATCCTTCTTTCACTAAATGTCAGATCCTTTTGTCTTATGTTTTTGTGAAAGATTGTGACATTTTTCTGCATCAAAAGTGCTTTATAAGTACAAGTTATATGGTTGCTGTTACCTCTACTCACTGAGTCAGTTAGTAAAGGTAGCATGTCACATTTCTTCCCTAGGCTGAAATAGTTTAAGTTGCAGTAAAATTATGATAATTCTTTTTGAGAAAGAAGAGAAATGTAATGGAACTTTCTGATCCTTGTCAGTATCCAGTCACAATGCTTGGTGGGGCATATGTGTACAAATTGTGCACACTTAATGAGGTTTATTTATGTTGCCACTCTGAGCAATACTCAACATCTGCATTCTGCAACATCtgttgaataaaaaaaacttggaagAGAAGTAAGAGGTATCTAGTTTGCCTTTAACCTTGCTGTGTTCCTTCAGAAATATTGAAAGGGACAGGGAAATGAATAAGTAAAAGAAACATGCTAGCAAATTAATAACAAACAGGAAGGTAGCTTGCGACCAACATTTTATACTTTCTAGAAAGTCTACTGATATCTGTGTTCAACTTTCCTTTTGCTATCACTGTTGAAACCACTATTTCAGGGCAGACATCATCAGCTGCTTAACCTTTTCAACATCACATTTTGTCATAATAAATGCTTGATTTTCTTTTTGCAGTATGTTAAGTGTATCCACAATCATCATCCCTCTGGTTACTGAACCTTGTAACTCCACGCTCACTCCATATCTCTTGTATTCAGTAACAACACTCTCATCAATAGCAGCTGCCACTGCAAAAGAATCACAGGACAGAAAGCCAGGTCCGAAATACATCTCTCTATCACCTTGCTTGCCTTTGGAAAATTTTTCAGTGTGCGCAGTTATCTTCTTCATGAAGCAAGCTTTCTCAGTGCCTTGGTTTACCCACTCCTTAAAAAACTCCTGCAAATGGACAAAATGACACGCCATTCATTTTGCATTACTCCCAAGTCATCTCCCATATATTCCATTtaatcaaaatgaaaaaaaagctttCAAAATATTGTTATTACCATCAATTGCCTCATCAGTTATAATAGTGAACATCTTAATATGTTGCCATCTTTCTTCAGTTACTAGATAAATTGTGCACTAGGTTTATAAGTGATCAGCTGTGAAAAAGCAAAACGTCTAATGATGTGGAAAATACAGGTTTATAATAATCTAGTGGTAATTATTGCATTAATTTCTCTCATGATATTCAAAATAGTTAATACAAGCCATAAATTTATAGTCCTCTACATttgtgaaataattccacaaCTTGTGACTATCAGTGTAATAGTGGGACAAATACTTGAAACTAGGAAGTAAAGGAGAATGAACAAGGATCCAGGATTAATTTGATTCTCTACTAAAGTGTCGTGGAGACATGATAGTTGAACATGATAGTTGAATGACCTAAGATGGTGGCCGCAGAATAAGCCTtccaattttcattttttttcttcttttattttctcctttttcatGTTTCATTTCTCTTGCTTTTCTTCTTCTTTTGGCTTTTGTTGTGAAAGGCGGTATGAAAGCATCTTCCTCATGATCTGGAGCATGGTGTCAGCTGATGGGCCCAGAGTGAAACTTGGAAAACAGCGATGAGATGCTCGTGAGTCAGGAGTTTGACCTGGAGAATGATGGTGAGGCAGCTGGTGAGTCAGGAGTGGGACCTGGAGAACGGTGGCAAGGCAGTTGGTGAGCCTGGAGTAGGATTCTGGAGTTAGCAATGACAGGCAGCTGGCAAGGAGTAAACATGGAAACCCGGTATCAGCTGCTACATCGGCTGAAGCTGGTGGATTTGAGGTGGTTCCAGCCCAACATCATTTGGTGGCTTTTACAATGTCTTCTTTCCTGGGATCGGCAATAAAATTGGTCCTTGGGCCGGCTTCTGTATTCCAGCAACCCGATGTGAATAGCCTGCTTCAGAGGTGACTTCCAGTCTGGTGTTCCTGCAGCCCAGCATGGCAGTCTTGCAGCAATACTGTCTTTTCCAAAACGGACTTGGTctggcagtttgctgcgaacaatcgTCTGTTTAAAGTTTGGCAATTATTTAAATGTGAGGGTCTTGACAAGATATCCactctcattgataatgtgttgcagattgcgaagaacatggcatagtttttccaCTCCCAGGAAATACTGGGTAACGAAAGGTGCCCTATCGGTTGCaacccatgtctgtctcctgaggaggtcattacggtttctcgtTGTGGCacactggaactggcaattgatgaGTTGAGTATCTcatgttcttatgagggcatccttgagaatgattgttcgcagcaaactgcccagctttcagggcaACATCGACTACAACATCGTACAGCTCTGTCATGTCAACCACACAAGATGTGTCAAGAGTGTCggcatggataccaccattatcgTGCGACACCACCCACCGTGTATATGCAGGCACTTATGTGACtaggccaacattgtctatcgcatatgctgcaggcaaggatgccctgaggcatgataaatgcgtgagaccaagcagacactttgacaatggatgaatggacactgtacAACAATcaccagtcggggaacacttcagcagtcagggacattcggcctcggatcttcgggtgaccaacCTCCAAGACGGACTTTGGGATAGGCAACAATACAAAGTGAccgatagccaagtttggtacccacgAAGATggcatcgagagtgtggtgctggaaaagcacagcagatcagacagcatccaaggagcaggagaatcaacattttaggcaaatgtccttcatcaggaatgagactatGAGCTGAAGGGAtgatgagataaatgggagggtgttgggctgtggggaagatagctgagactGCGATAAGTAGATGgatgtgggggtaatggtgataggtcaaacaggagggtggagtggataggtgggaaggaaactGGACCGGTCAGActggtcatgaggacggtgctgagttagaAAGTTGGaaatgggataaggtgagggaaggggaaataaggaaactaatgaaatccatattgatgctgtggggttgtggggtcccgaggcagaagatgaggctttctttctccaggcatgGGGTGGTTAGcgagtggagatggaggaggcccaggacctgcatgtccttggcggattgggagggggagttgaagtggtcagctacagggcggtggggttggttggtgctggtgtcctggagatgttctctgaagcactctgcaagtaggagtcctgtctccccaatgtagaggagaccacaacaggaacaacggatacagtaaatgacatatatggaagtgcaggtaaaactctaatggatgtggaaggctcctttggggccttggacagaggtgaggagtgaagtgtgggcacaggttttgcaattcctgcggtggcagggggagGTAGTTTGGTGGGGGtgatggacctgacaagagagtcgcaGTGATAATAGTCTTTACAGAAatcggataggggtggggagggaaatatatatctgGTGATGGGGTCCTGTTGtcggtggcggaaatggcagaggatgatgcaatgtatacagaggttggtagggtgtaaggtgagcaccggggggggaggggtctgtccttgttgtagttggaggagtggggttcgaGGTGTggaaagtggatgagatgcgctgcagggtatcatcaaccatgtgggagggaaaattgcagtctttaaagaaggagaccatctggtatgttctgtggtggaactggttctcctggcagcagatgcagtggaggtggaggaattgggaataagggatagcatttttaccgGAGGTAGggcgggaggaggtgtagtccaggtagctgtgggagtcactgggtttgtggaagatgccagtgttgagtcggtcaccattgatggagatggagaggtccagaaaggggagagagttttcaagatggtccaggtgaacctaaggtcggggtggaatgtgttggtgaagttaatgaactgttcaacctcctcatgggagcctgaggtggcaccaatacagtcatcaatgtaacggaggaaaaggtagggaatggtgccgttgtaactgtggaagatggactgttcaacataactgacaaagaggcaggcatagctggggcccatgcgggtgctcatggctacccttttggtccggaggaagtggaaggattctgatcaagtctgctctgccattcaatcatggctgataagtttctcaaccccattctcccgctttcttccCGTAATCCagatccccttgatattcaagaatctatctaactcagtattaaatatactcaacgacctggcctccacagccttctgtggcaatgaattccatagattcaacactctctggctgaagaagtttctccttatctccattctaaaaggtcttgttttactctaaggctatgcccttgtgtcctagtttctcctaccaatggaaacatatgcccacatccactctgtccaggccattcagtattctttatgtttcaattaatccaccctcatccttctaaactccatcaagtttaaaaccagagacctcaaacgttcctcatatgttaagttttttcttcctgggaccattcttgtgaacctcctctgaacacacttcaGGGCCAggacatctttcctgagatatggggcccaaaactgtgcacattactccaaatatggtctgactagatccttatagagcctcagaagtacatccctgcttttacattcaaggCCTCTAAAAATATATTCAaggccatcattgcatttgcctccctaactactgactcaacttgcaattTACCTTGAAAGAACTGGActtgaactcccaagtctctttgtacttcagacttctggCAAACCCATACATACACAAAAGAAGTGTATATCTATTCACAGTTCTCGATTTTCTGACACAGTGTACTTCAACAGCTTACCCAAGGCAGCGCCTGACGAAGACAATATTCCCAAGTTGCAATGTACATGGGGCATGCAAAATGATTTAGGACGATATAAGCTGCTTCAGGATCTGCTGCAAAGTTGAACTCAGAACACATCGTTACATTGCCCCTGCCTGAAAATAATAAAATCTTGAAATGGAATTAATTCCATCACAACTTTAAAAGCATCTTACTCTTATCAGCTTTAACAGTGGTAAAAATAAATGCTTTGCatttaaattaaaacattcaTATTGCATGGAATTATCAACTATCCACTATAATGAAATATGTGTTGATTTTAGAATCAAATGCATATTTTATCCTTTTTGAAAATGTTGCCACGCGAGACCTTAATGCAATATTGGTCAAATATTACAATTAAATTCAACTTAACTTTAAGGGTTAAATTTACAGATCATCAGGCCTGAGCCACATAGATTAGGATTTATATGAAACATATTGATTGCTGCTGCAATAAAGAGGTTCTACCCAAGGCAAAAGGACAGAATTTTCTACTGATGAATGTGTTCCTTATTTTGTGTGCTTACAAATATAGCTTTGGTGATTGGATGGTTCTCAAATAAAGCACA
Proteins encoded in this window:
- the LOC132816851 gene encoding nucleoside hydrolase-like, whose amino-acid sequence is MAKKLLLLDLDCGVDDAQAMMMALAASNVQILGITCTHGNTRIENVCKNVLRVLKVCQRTEIPVFRGAGTSLLGHQLNADHYHGKDGLGDVPDPSAPGLELIQAEHAVNAMIRIATEHVGEVSLVAVGPLTNVALASKMDPTFPAKLKHLYIMGGNMEGRGNVTMCSEFNFAADPEAAYIVLNHFACPMYIATWEYCLRQALPWEFFKEWVNQGTEKACFMKKITAHTEKFSKGKQGDREMYFGPGFLSCDSFAVAAAIDESVVTEYKRYGVSVELQGSVTRGMMIVDTLNILQKENQAFIMTKCDVEKVKQLMMSALK